In Bacillus sp. DX3.1, the following proteins share a genomic window:
- a CDS encoding LacI family DNA-binding transcriptional regulator has product MTRKVTMQEIANHLNISKNSVSQALTGKPGVSEETRKRVQQAAQELGYEYPKSKTVLKTRKQTKDIALIASDFAFSAKSFFGEIYLSIEKEARKRNLNLFIQPINKEAINNLELPSFIEDRSVDGVLILSHLSTAYIQKVTQQDIPTVLIDHHHPFIHADAILTNNRFGAYTAVHHLIEQGHKNIAFVGNINYSPSYRERLDGYLLALEHSNIEVNPAFLLTDITESEEVVWEQLTNLPSLPTAWFCVNDGLGFFVNSCLQRKGIQIPSQASICSFDNGLLSRMTTPKITTVDIDLELYGKKAVEQLFWRFNHRDEPFQEILLSTKLMVRESTGTAPI; this is encoded by the coding sequence ATGACTAGAAAAGTAACAATGCAAGAAATAGCTAATCATTTGAACATATCTAAAAACTCAGTCTCGCAAGCATTGACCGGAAAACCTGGTGTAAGCGAAGAAACGAGAAAACGCGTTCAACAAGCAGCTCAAGAATTAGGATATGAATATCCTAAAAGTAAAACAGTGCTGAAAACAAGAAAACAGACAAAGGATATAGCGCTCATCGCTTCTGATTTTGCGTTCTCTGCTAAAAGTTTTTTTGGGGAAATTTATCTGAGTATAGAAAAAGAAGCGCGGAAGCGTAACCTAAATCTTTTTATACAACCTATAAATAAAGAAGCCATTAATAATTTAGAACTTCCAAGTTTTATTGAAGACAGATCCGTTGATGGAGTACTCATTCTTTCTCATTTAAGTACAGCTTATATTCAAAAGGTCACTCAGCAGGATATTCCAACTGTACTTATCGATCATCACCATCCTTTTATTCATGCTGATGCTATATTAACGAATAACCGGTTCGGAGCGTACACAGCAGTTCACCACTTAATAGAGCAAGGACATAAAAATATAGCATTCGTAGGAAATATTAACTATTCTCCAAGCTATAGAGAGCGGCTTGATGGATATCTTCTTGCTTTGGAACATTCTAATATAGAAGTTAATCCAGCATTTCTATTGACGGATATAACGGAATCCGAAGAAGTAGTTTGGGAACAGCTAACGAATTTACCTTCGTTACCAACGGCATGGTTTTGTGTGAATGATGGACTTGGATTTTTTGTAAATTCTTGTTTACAAAGAAAAGGAATCCAAATCCCATCTCAAGCATCCATTTGCAGTTTTGATAATGGTTTATTATCCCGTATGACCACTCCCAAAATTACGACCGTAGATATTGACTTAGAGTTATACGGAAAAAAAGCTGTCGAACAGCTTTTCTGGCGTTTTAATCATCGTGATGAGCCTTTTCAGGAAATTTTACTATCTACTAAACTTATGGTTAGAGAATCAACAGGAACAGCTCCCATTTAA
- a CDS encoding MFS transporter: MNTLRIGILFYIFAYLITLIFRDSLSNYIIVLGIFMGLAVSLFAVGSHMVALDMIENEKRDKFLYLQGVMTTFGGLVAPLVAGFCIQLFQGMTGYFVVFFLTCLFLCLSIFVSLPIKGKKIEVENNMREVLMHPSKKWKWMYPVMFIDGIFSGVYITFLISIMIFMIAGNELNLGIFNTGAEVVSIIAFLYLAKISNPNNRLEIFTIGSLVLFLSSIMLSTFPVFNTLIIYMFAKSISMNMIQTSMNALIYDAIESDPNYKKKRLDYVIIREIPLGLGRLLGIVIFIKIQQIFPLDEVIPISFSIFPVSYVLMIPLLYYISNKIAEKPITYKFQ, encoded by the coding sequence ATGAATACATTGCGAATCGGGATTTTGTTTTATATTTTCGCTTATCTCATTACTCTTATTTTTCGAGATTCGCTTTCAAACTACATTATTGTTTTAGGCATATTTATGGGACTGGCAGTTAGTTTATTTGCAGTAGGTTCCCATATGGTAGCACTTGACATGATTGAAAATGAAAAAAGAGATAAGTTTCTTTATTTACAAGGAGTTATGACTACATTTGGAGGATTAGTTGCCCCCTTAGTAGCAGGTTTTTGCATTCAATTATTTCAAGGAATGACAGGATATTTTGTTGTTTTTTTCTTGACCTGTTTATTTTTGTGCCTGTCTATTTTCGTTTCTCTCCCTATAAAGGGAAAGAAAATTGAAGTGGAAAACAATATGCGTGAAGTTCTTATGCATCCGAGTAAAAAATGGAAATGGATGTATCCTGTAATGTTTATTGATGGTATTTTTTCAGGAGTGTATATTACTTTCTTAATATCTATCATGATATTTATGATTGCAGGTAACGAATTAAATTTAGGGATTTTTAATACGGGAGCAGAAGTTGTTTCTATTATTGCGTTTTTATATCTTGCTAAAATTTCAAATCCAAACAATCGATTAGAAATTTTTACAATAGGCTCTTTAGTATTGTTTTTAAGTTCGATTATGCTTTCGACTTTTCCTGTTTTTAACACTTTAATAATCTATATGTTTGCTAAATCAATTTCCATGAATATGATTCAAACTTCTATGAACGCTCTCATTTATGACGCGATAGAGAGCGATCCAAATTATAAGAAAAAACGTTTAGATTACGTTATTATTCGGGAGATTCCATTAGGATTGGGAAGGTTATTGGGAATAGTTATATTTATAAAAATTCAACAAATATTCCCCTTAGATGAAGTGATTCCTATTTCTTTTAGTATATTTCCAGTTTCCTATGTGCTAATGATACCTTTGCTTTACTATATCTCGAATAAAATTGCTGAAAAACCGATAACATACAAATTTCAATAA
- a CDS encoding carbohydrate ABC transporter permease — protein sequence MSSAEANNTEKINEILRLSKKNKNYKSIVFTVIKHFLLIMVAISMIAPFFWMISTSLKTGNNVFSVPPQWIPNPVNWGNYAEVFVKVPFLQYILNTTFYTVSVTFLEVSVSLIVAYGFARFQFKGKNLLFMFLLITIMLPGEITIVPGYIYWAKIGEVLGIPTINTYIPLILPALGGQAVHVFFMSQYFRTIPKDFSEAAYINGASSWKILWRVYVPMSIPAIITIAISSFMGTWNSFLGPLIYLNDIDKFTVQVGLAMFQGMFEVNWPLLMAATTLSIIPILVLFFSAQKYFVGSNKADGVK from the coding sequence GTGAGCTCTGCTGAAGCAAATAATACAGAGAAGATTAATGAAATACTTCGTTTAAGTAAAAAAAATAAAAATTACAAATCTATTGTGTTTACTGTTATAAAACATTTCTTACTTATTATGGTGGCAATCTCAATGATTGCACCGTTTTTTTGGATGATATCTACTTCTTTAAAAACAGGTAATAATGTATTTAGTGTACCCCCACAATGGATCCCAAATCCTGTTAATTGGGGTAACTATGCAGAAGTTTTTGTAAAGGTTCCTTTTTTACAATATATCTTGAACACTACATTTTACACTGTGTCTGTAACATTTCTAGAAGTTAGTGTATCACTAATTGTAGCTTACGGTTTTGCACGTTTTCAGTTTAAAGGAAAAAATCTTTTATTTATGTTTTTACTAATAACAATTATGCTTCCAGGTGAAATTACAATTGTGCCAGGATATATATATTGGGCAAAAATTGGAGAGGTTCTAGGTATTCCAACGATAAACACTTATATTCCTTTAATTTTGCCAGCACTTGGTGGGCAAGCTGTTCATGTGTTTTTTATGAGCCAATATTTTAGGACAATTCCAAAAGATTTTTCAGAAGCTGCATATATTAATGGAGCGAGTAGCTGGAAGATTTTATGGAGAGTATATGTTCCAATGTCAATCCCAGCTATTATCACGATTGCTATATCATCATTTATGGGAACGTGGAATTCATTTTTAGGGCCTCTTATCTATTTGAACGATATAGATAAATTTACAGTTCAAGTTGGTTTAGCGATGTTCCAAGGTATGTTTGAAGTAAACTGGCCATTATTAATGGCAGCAACAACTTTATCAATTATTCCGATATTAGTACTATTCTTCTCGGCCCAAAAATATTTTGTGGGATCGAATAAAGCAGATGGAGTTAAATAG
- the manA gene encoding mannose-6-phosphate isomerase, class I, which produces MKEPIFLTPVFKERIWGGTTLHNKFEYQIPSDHTGECWAISAHQNGQSVVREGKYKGMKLEDLYKKHPSLFGNPQSEVFPLLTKILDANKDLSVQVHPDDAYANVYENGELGKTECWYIIDCKDDAEIIFGHNATTKEEFVRMVEEKDWNKLLRREKIQPGDFFYVPSGTIHALCEGTLVLETQQSSDTTYRVYDYDRVDEDGNTRELHLQKAIDVTMVPHKKIISNPKIEKFQGATVTTFVEETYFSVYKWDVRGEVKLRQDKNYLLLSVVDGEAELFKDDKSYFLSKGENFILPSDFGEFEIKGNITIIVSNSNQ; this is translated from the coding sequence TTGAAAGAACCTATTTTTTTAACACCCGTTTTCAAAGAACGTATCTGGGGCGGAACAACATTACATAATAAATTTGAGTATCAAATTCCTTCTGATCATACTGGGGAATGCTGGGCTATTTCTGCACATCAAAATGGTCAAAGTGTTGTAAGAGAAGGAAAATATAAAGGAATGAAATTGGAAGATTTGTATAAGAAACATCCAAGTTTGTTTGGAAATCCACAGTCTGAAGTTTTTCCACTTTTAACTAAAATTTTAGATGCAAATAAGGATTTATCAGTACAAGTGCATCCCGATGATGCCTATGCAAATGTGTATGAAAATGGTGAACTTGGAAAAACAGAATGCTGGTATATTATTGATTGCAAAGATGATGCGGAAATTATTTTTGGTCATAATGCTACAACAAAGGAAGAGTTTGTTCGAATGGTGGAAGAAAAAGATTGGAACAAGCTACTTCGCCGAGAAAAAATTCAACCTGGAGACTTTTTTTATGTCCCAAGCGGCACAATTCATGCTTTGTGTGAAGGAACGCTTGTTTTAGAAACACAACAAAGCTCTGATACTACATATCGTGTGTATGACTATGACCGGGTTGATGAGGATGGCAATACACGTGAACTTCATTTACAAAAAGCAATTGATGTAACAATGGTTCCTCATAAAAAAATTATAAGCAATCCAAAAATTGAAAAATTTCAAGGGGCAACTGTGACTACGTTTGTGGAAGAAACTTATTTTTCTGTTTATAAATGGGATGTAAGAGGAGAAGTTAAATTACGACAAGATAAAAATTATTTATTACTAAGTGTTGTTGATGGAGAAGCAGAACTGTTTAAGGATGATAAATCGTATTTCTTATCAAAAGGAGAAAATTTCATTTTACCAAGTGACTTTGGAGAATTTGAAATAAAAGGGAATATCACAATCATTGTATCAAATTCAAACCAGTGA
- a CDS encoding sugar ABC transporter substrate-binding protein: protein MKKKLLSKLAVLVGVSVLTIGGIAGCSSNKADTAKKDGPVELKIATWANERESKEFDEIINKLNAKQHDYKLKQMVIPKDYYAKVQTMIAGKQAPDLMWLAQEYIPAYAANNALVDISSELKSQKQINMDDYFSGSLDTAKYEGKTYGLPWIGQAYVVYYNKSMFKEAGIQDPSLTWKWNDFHNTAKTLTKDDKYGFATAGSPPLSVFAWGEGGDIINKKGKVVLDSPETIKGLEVGKDIITDKSATMPYEDVKSMGSEQAFVNGTVGMIIGGANDDVERKVKEAGNKFEVGMAVMPSGSKEQVTFNWTASTVISSQTKNKEAASKALLDVTNEMMEWKVPSPLKSKLQNIAEINPHKAYALEVIQKSTEMSRGFNNAVQQNEIAATQGQGLDEVILSNNNGKGNVDVSNLAKDVAKKLRKITE from the coding sequence ATGAAGAAAAAGCTTTTATCCAAGCTAGCTGTTCTTGTGGGAGTAAGTGTATTAACAATAGGGGGAATTGCTGGATGTTCAAGTAATAAAGCTGACACAGCAAAGAAAGATGGTCCAGTGGAGTTGAAAATTGCTACATGGGCAAATGAACGTGAATCAAAGGAATTCGATGAAATTATTAATAAATTAAATGCTAAGCAACATGATTATAAGCTTAAACAGATGGTCATTCCAAAAGATTACTATGCTAAAGTTCAAACGATGATAGCTGGGAAACAAGCACCAGATTTGATGTGGTTAGCTCAGGAATATATTCCGGCTTACGCTGCAAACAATGCACTTGTAGATATTTCAAGTGAACTTAAATCTCAGAAACAAATTAATATGGATGATTATTTTTCCGGTTCTTTAGATACTGCAAAGTATGAAGGTAAAACATATGGATTACCTTGGATTGGTCAAGCATATGTAGTTTATTACAATAAATCAATGTTTAAGGAAGCAGGAATTCAGGATCCGAGCTTAACTTGGAAGTGGAATGATTTTCATAATACAGCTAAAACGCTAACGAAAGACGACAAATATGGATTTGCTACAGCAGGAAGTCCACCACTTTCTGTGTTTGCCTGGGGTGAAGGTGGAGACATTATTAATAAAAAAGGAAAAGTAGTGTTAGATTCACCGGAAACAATTAAAGGGCTAGAAGTAGGTAAAGACATAATTACTGATAAAAGTGCAACGATGCCATATGAAGATGTTAAATCTATGGGATCCGAACAAGCATTTGTCAATGGAACAGTTGGAATGATAATTGGTGGAGCAAACGATGATGTTGAGCGAAAAGTAAAAGAGGCGGGAAATAAATTTGAAGTAGGGATGGCGGTAATGCCAAGTGGTTCAAAAGAGCAAGTTACTTTTAACTGGACAGCTTCAACGGTGATCTCTTCCCAAACAAAAAATAAAGAAGCAGCATCTAAAGCATTACTTGATGTAACAAATGAAATGATGGAATGGAAAGTGCCATCACCATTAAAATCAAAATTACAAAATATTGCAGAAATTAATCCGCATAAAGCGTATGCACTAGAGGTTATTCAAAAATCTACTGAAATGTCACGTGGATTTAACAATGCTGTACAACAAAATGAAATTGCGGCTACTCAAGGACAAGGATTAGATGAGGTTATTCTTTCTAACAATAATGGTAAAGGGAACGTGGATGTAAGTAATTTAGCAAAAGATGTTGCGAAAAAGTTGAGAAAAATAACAGAGTAA
- a CDS encoding glycoside hydrolase family 130 protein translates to MKTYRYENNPIITPLDVKPHREDFEVIGAFNAGVAKYKDETLLLLRVAERPISEDPKIVKAPVFCPETNELDIIEFHTEDERYDFSDPRVIRNVSNSQAFEYLTSLSYIRIARSKDGHTFTIDEKPFVYPTNKFETFGIEDPRVTQIEDRYYIYFSAVSPLGIGESMVSTKDFVTVEHHGMIFAPENKDVLIFPEKINGKYYALHRPSLKSIGDPEIWIAESNNLLYWGNHQHLMGLRNNMWDSGRIGGGAVPIKTEKGWLELYHGATLEHRYCMGAVLLDLENPTKVIARSDKPVLEPEADYEKEGFFGDVVFSCGVLVEGDIVKMYYGVADTSMACAELSLQEILDSLTYC, encoded by the coding sequence ATGAAAACATATCGCTATGAAAACAATCCCATTATTACCCCTTTAGATGTAAAGCCTCATCGAGAAGACTTTGAAGTAATCGGAGCCTTTAATGCAGGTGTTGCAAAGTATAAAGATGAAACGCTTCTTCTGCTCCGTGTAGCAGAGCGTCCGATAAGTGAAGATCCTAAGATTGTTAAGGCACCAGTATTCTGTCCTGAAACAAATGAATTGGATATTATAGAATTCCATACAGAAGATGAACGGTATGATTTTTCCGATCCACGTGTGATTCGAAATGTATCAAATTCACAAGCATTTGAATATTTAACATCATTATCCTATATTCGTATCGCACGTAGTAAGGACGGTCATACGTTCACTATTGACGAAAAACCGTTTGTTTACCCAACCAACAAATTTGAAACTTTTGGGATTGAAGATCCACGTGTAACACAAATTGAAGACAGGTACTATATTTACTTCAGTGCTGTTTCTCCTTTAGGCATCGGAGAATCTATGGTGTCTACAAAGGATTTCGTTACTGTAGAACATCATGGGATGATTTTTGCTCCTGAAAATAAAGATGTGCTTATTTTCCCTGAAAAAATCAATGGGAAATACTACGCTCTTCATAGACCAAGCTTAAAAAGTATTGGTGATCCTGAAATTTGGATTGCAGAATCTAATAACTTATTATATTGGGGAAATCACCAGCATTTAATGGGGCTAAGAAATAACATGTGGGACAGTGGGCGCATCGGTGGAGGTGCAGTTCCAATCAAAACAGAAAAAGGATGGTTAGAACTTTATCACGGTGCAACTCTAGAACATAGATATTGTATGGGAGCTGTTTTACTGGATCTAGAAAACCCAACAAAAGTCATTGCTCGTTCCGATAAGCCGGTTTTGGAACCAGAAGCTGACTACGAAAAAGAGGGATTCTTTGGGGATGTTGTTTTCTCATGCGGCGTACTGGTAGAAGGAGACATCGTAAAAATGTACTATGGCGTAGCAGATACTTCGATGGCATGTGCTGAATTAAGTCTTCAGGAAATCCTTGATTCACTCACATATTGCTAA
- a CDS encoding DUF1861 family protein translates to MKLSKTNVKTCKELVKEFKVKKETIANAEKIEFVGVADKDVYNITAPFEDQGELVIAGRVESRDSEHSQVYFFVEKDGKWAPREGAPVFELQDPFVTRINDDLVFGGVQIFPHPERQGSLGWRTVFYKGKNISDLKEFAKGPNGMKDLRLVQLQDGSIGVLTRPQGEKGGRGKIGFSRIPSLDQFTTDLVNETPLLKGQFIDEEWGGANEPRLLSNGLIGVLGHIAYFDEEENRHYYPMAFALDPHTSEITDIQLISMRSNFLPGPAKRPDLEDVVFSGGLIRKGDGTADIYAGIGDAEAQKMTIVDPFIQYEQ, encoded by the coding sequence GTGAAGCTATCAAAAACAAATGTTAAGACATGTAAAGAATTAGTAAAAGAATTTAAAGTCAAAAAAGAGACGATTGCAAATGCAGAAAAAATTGAGTTTGTAGGAGTTGCTGATAAAGACGTATACAACATTACTGCACCGTTTGAAGACCAAGGAGAGCTTGTAATTGCGGGTCGTGTCGAATCTCGTGACAGTGAGCATTCTCAAGTATATTTTTTCGTTGAGAAAGATGGAAAGTGGGCTCCAAGAGAAGGAGCACCTGTTTTTGAGCTGCAAGATCCTTTTGTTACGAGAATTAATGATGACTTGGTATTTGGGGGAGTTCAAATTTTCCCACATCCAGAAAGACAAGGTAGCCTTGGCTGGAGAACGGTATTTTATAAGGGAAAAAACATTTCGGACTTGAAGGAATTTGCCAAAGGTCCAAATGGAATGAAAGACTTACGTTTGGTTCAATTGCAAGATGGTTCAATTGGTGTGTTAACACGCCCACAAGGGGAAAAAGGAGGACGTGGGAAAATCGGATTTTCTCGTATCCCTTCTCTTGATCAATTCACTACAGACTTAGTTAATGAAACACCACTATTAAAAGGACAGTTTATTGATGAAGAATGGGGTGGCGCAAATGAACCTCGTCTTTTATCGAATGGATTAATAGGGGTTTTGGGTCACATTGCTTATTTTGATGAAGAAGAGAATCGTCATTATTACCCAATGGCATTTGCCTTGGATCCACATACAAGTGAAATAACAGATATTCAATTGATTTCAATGCGTTCAAACTTTTTACCAGGACCAGCAAAACGTCCTGATCTAGAAGATGTAGTATTTAGTGGCGGTCTGATTCGTAAAGGTGATGGAACTGCTGACATTTATGCTGGTATAGGCGATGCAGAAGCGCAAAAAATGACAATAGTAGATCCATTTATACAATACGAACAATAG
- a CDS encoding sugar ABC transporter permease, whose amino-acid sequence MENPSQFNREEKIDFLLKNSLEKKKRISPGYFYIAPWFIGFILFSLIPMIMSLVMSFMDWPVIGEPRFVGFENFTNMFHDDNFLNSLLVTVRYAIVAVPIGMIASFTIALIMNSKIKGLSIYRTVYYLPAVVSGVAVGIIWRWILDPSNGLINNLLHIVGIQGPGWFTDPNWVLPSYIMISLWGAGAGMLTYLVALNEVPKDLYESASIQGANAMTRLLNITLPMMKPILYYNLIMGIIGAFKKFNDAYILGGAGNQGQFILLQIYDTAFKYFKMGYASAMSWVFLIIVLLITMLVLKFTDFWTYGSKQEE is encoded by the coding sequence ATGGAAAATCCATCTCAGTTCAATCGTGAAGAGAAGATAGATTTTTTGCTTAAAAATAGTCTCGAAAAGAAAAAACGGATAAGCCCTGGTTATTTTTATATTGCGCCTTGGTTTATCGGATTTATCTTATTTAGTTTGATTCCAATGATTATGTCACTCGTAATGAGTTTTATGGATTGGCCAGTTATTGGTGAACCAAGGTTTGTTGGATTCGAAAATTTCACCAATATGTTTCATGATGACAATTTCTTAAACTCGTTATTAGTTACAGTAAGGTATGCAATTGTAGCAGTTCCAATTGGAATGATTGCATCATTTACTATTGCTTTAATTATGAACTCAAAAATAAAGGGTTTAAGTATTTATAGAACGGTTTATTATTTACCGGCTGTTGTATCAGGTGTAGCAGTAGGGATTATTTGGCGTTGGATTTTAGATCCATCTAACGGTTTAATAAACAACTTGTTACATATAGTGGGAATTCAAGGGCCTGGCTGGTTTACTGATCCAAACTGGGTACTTCCCTCATACATCATGATTAGTTTATGGGGTGCTGGAGCAGGGATGCTAACATACTTAGTTGCATTAAATGAAGTTCCTAAAGACCTATATGAATCAGCTTCTATTCAAGGAGCAAATGCTATGACCAGATTATTAAACATTACGTTACCTATGATGAAACCAATCTTGTATTATAACTTGATTATGGGGATTATTGGAGCCTTTAAAAAGTTTAATGATGCATATATCTTGGGTGGAGCTGGGAATCAAGGACAATTTATCCTGCTTCAAATTTATGACACAGCATTTAAATATTTTAAAATGGGTTATGCTTCAGCGATGTCTTGGGTATTTTTAATTATTGTTCTATTAATAACAATGCTCGTACTCAAATTTACTGATTTTTGGACATATGGGTCAAAACAGGAAGAATAG
- the purD gene encoding phosphoribosylamine--glycine ligase has protein sequence MNVLVIGRGGREHALAWKFAQSEQVETVYVAPGNEGMKDVATPVAIDENDFDALVAFAKENHIGLTFVGPEIPLMNGIVDRFEEEGLRVFGPNKAAAVIEGSKAFTKELMEKYEIPTAAYETFTNYEEAVAYIEKVGAPIVIKADGLAAGKGVTVAMTLEEALQAVKEMLQDVKFGDASKKVVIEEFLDGQEFSLMAFVNGTTVYPMVIAQDHKRAFDGDKGPNTGGMGAYSPVPQIPGAAVKQAIETILYPTAEAMIQEGRSFTGILYAGLILTNEGPKVIEFNARFGDPETEVVLPRLESDLVDVCNGVLDGEDLTLGWSEEAVIGVVLASKGYPEAYEKGAVIGGLDTLEDAIVFHAGTAVKEGEFVTNGGRVLFVACKAKDLQEAKATVYKEITKIESDGLFYRSDIGYRATAKVDC, from the coding sequence ATGAATGTTTTAGTAATCGGCCGCGGTGGACGTGAGCATGCGTTAGCATGGAAGTTTGCACAATCAGAGCAAGTAGAAACAGTGTATGTAGCGCCAGGAAATGAAGGAATGAAAGATGTCGCAACACCTGTTGCGATTGATGAAAATGATTTTGATGCACTTGTTGCATTCGCGAAAGAAAATCATATTGGCTTAACGTTTGTCGGTCCGGAGATTCCGCTTATGAATGGGATTGTGGATCGTTTTGAAGAAGAGGGACTTCGCGTTTTTGGTCCTAATAAAGCGGCAGCTGTGATTGAAGGAAGTAAAGCTTTTACGAAAGAGCTTATGGAAAAGTATGAGATTCCAACAGCAGCATATGAGACGTTCACAAACTATGAAGAAGCAGTAGCATATATTGAAAAAGTTGGTGCGCCAATTGTCATTAAAGCGGACGGATTAGCAGCTGGTAAAGGTGTAACGGTTGCGATGACATTAGAAGAGGCACTGCAAGCTGTAAAAGAAATGCTACAAGATGTGAAGTTTGGCGACGCGAGTAAAAAAGTTGTCATTGAGGAATTTTTAGATGGACAAGAATTTTCTCTTATGGCATTCGTGAATGGAACAACTGTATATCCGATGGTGATTGCGCAAGATCATAAACGTGCTTTTGACGGTGATAAAGGTCCAAATACAGGAGGAATGGGTGCTTATTCTCCAGTGCCACAAATTCCAGGGGCGGCAGTGAAGCAAGCGATTGAAACAATTCTATATCCGACTGCTGAGGCAATGATACAAGAAGGACGCTCGTTCACAGGTATTTTATATGCAGGTCTTATTTTAACAAACGAAGGCCCGAAAGTGATTGAGTTTAACGCTCGTTTTGGTGATCCAGAAACAGAAGTGGTACTACCTCGCCTAGAGAGTGACTTAGTAGACGTATGTAACGGTGTGTTAGATGGAGAAGACCTCACACTTGGATGGTCTGAGGAAGCAGTGATTGGCGTTGTACTTGCTTCAAAGGGATATCCAGAAGCATATGAAAAAGGTGCTGTCATTGGCGGACTAGATACATTAGAAGATGCAATTGTCTTTCATGCAGGTACAGCTGTGAAAGAGGGAGAGTTTGTTACAAACGGTGGCCGTGTTTTATTTGTTGCTTGCAAAGCGAAAGACTTACAAGAAGCGAAAGCTACAGTGTATAAAGAAATTACAAAAATCGAGAGTGATGGTTTATTTTATCGAAGTGATATTGGATATCGGGCGACTGCAAAAGTGGATTGTTAA
- a CDS encoding ABC transporter ATP-binding protein: MAFVKIDNLYKVYSNKALAIDDFNLEIQKNEFVAIIGPSGCGKSTLLRMIAGLEDITYGELVVDGKVMNHVHAKDRNMSMVFQNYALYPHMTIFQNIAFGLKLRKEKKEIINNKVKEVAELLGLKDYLDKTPSELSGGQRQRVALGRAMVQESSIFLMDEPLSNLDAKLRSKMRMELLKLHKKLGITTIYVTHDQVEAMTMADKIVVIKKGVVQQIGTPKELYYKPANIFVATFIGDPEINLLPAKIEGNKLRINDQYFPLTEKMKGVLGNYAEDEVLLGVRPEDIRTENVYLENYSEGIINSTVDLVEMRGDVSIIITRALNHDLYLKIPSYHDYEVNSKIEFVFNMNKAHLFNPKTGERL, from the coding sequence GTGGCATTCGTTAAAATAGATAATCTGTATAAAGTATACAGTAACAAGGCACTTGCAATAGATGATTTCAATCTTGAAATTCAAAAAAATGAATTTGTTGCCATTATTGGACCATCTGGATGTGGGAAATCAACACTCTTACGAATGATTGCAGGACTTGAAGATATTACATATGGAGAATTAGTGGTTGATGGGAAAGTCATGAATCATGTGCATGCTAAAGACCGTAATATGTCTATGGTTTTTCAAAACTATGCATTATATCCGCATATGACTATTTTTCAAAATATCGCTTTCGGTTTGAAACTTCGGAAAGAGAAAAAAGAAATTATTAATAATAAAGTAAAAGAAGTAGCGGAACTTTTAGGATTGAAAGATTATTTAGATAAAACACCAAGTGAATTATCTGGTGGACAACGACAACGTGTCGCTCTTGGACGTGCAATGGTTCAAGAATCATCTATATTTTTGATGGATGAGCCTCTTTCTAATTTAGATGCAAAATTAAGAAGTAAAATGCGTATGGAACTTCTAAAGCTTCATAAAAAATTAGGTATTACAACTATCTATGTAACACACGATCAAGTGGAAGCTATGACAATGGCAGATAAAATTGTAGTAATTAAAAAAGGCGTAGTTCAACAAATCGGGACGCCTAAAGAACTTTACTACAAGCCAGCAAATATATTTGTTGCAACGTTTATCGGCGATCCTGAAATTAATTTATTGCCTGCAAAAATTGAAGGAAACAAATTGCGGATCAATGATCAGTATTTCCCTTTAACAGAAAAAATGAAAGGCGTTTTAGGAAACTACGCTGAGGATGAAGTTCTGCTAGGCGTTCGACCTGAGGATATTCGAACAGAAAATGTATATTTAGAAAATTATTCAGAGGGAATTATCAACTCAACTGTAGATTTAGTTGAGATGCGTGGAGATGTTTCGATTATAATTACCCGTGCATTAAATCACGATCTCTATTTAAAAATACCTTCATATCATGACTATGAAGTGAATTCAAAAATTGAATTTGTATTTAATATGAATAAAGCTCATTTATTTAATCCAAAAACAGGTGAAAGATTGTAG